A single genomic interval of Aureliella helgolandensis harbors:
- a CDS encoding pectate lyase family protein translates to MIHPQTLRLALVVLTVLTLHLPKPAQAQYPKISKAVSAEADRLHKLMQQRSDAAWEAALPTIRAWEAKGKPYIPWAAKPSDLPQANLPAFPGAQGGGMYSFGGRGGQVYVVTNLHDRGPGSFRDALEAGGPRIVVFNVAGIIKLKERIRIRAPYITISGSTAPGDGVCIAGDTVEIDTHDVIIRHMRFRRGETWVGDRNDSIGGNPVGNIMIDHVSASWGLDENMSMYRHTFRSPEDSQEQKLPTVNITIQNSIFSECLNPYNHSFGSTIGGYNATFHHNLWASNAGRNPSVGMIYDFTFANNVIFNWRHRTTDGGDHRSFYNIINNYYKPGPATPLDKPISYRFLKPESRRAKSPVDDFGHAYVEGNIAEGNARVSSNNWDGGVQVDSSGDAGTILKQIRAEQPYPHAYLELQSASEAYETVLKRAGATRPKRDAVDMRIAETVRSGRTTAKAGPNVRDKLSNPNYSQEKVDDLVDLVALGLITDIEQVGGYPEYHGQPYADADADGMPDEWETRHGLNPNDASDAVSDLNGDGYANIEDFINGLDPGTSHTAWRTPHTYEDRWSSDPVLKARLDRN, encoded by the coding sequence ATGATTCATCCACAGACGCTCCGGTTGGCACTCGTAGTATTGACAGTGCTGACACTGCACCTGCCCAAACCAGCTCAGGCTCAGTATCCCAAAATCAGCAAGGCAGTTTCCGCCGAAGCCGACCGTCTTCATAAATTGATGCAACAACGCTCTGATGCAGCTTGGGAGGCGGCTCTGCCCACCATCCGAGCCTGGGAAGCGAAGGGCAAGCCCTACATTCCTTGGGCGGCCAAACCTTCAGATTTACCTCAGGCCAACCTTCCTGCGTTTCCCGGCGCACAGGGTGGCGGCATGTACAGCTTTGGTGGGCGTGGTGGCCAAGTCTACGTGGTGACAAATCTTCACGATCGAGGTCCCGGTAGTTTTCGCGATGCACTCGAAGCTGGCGGCCCGCGAATCGTGGTCTTCAATGTGGCTGGTATTATCAAACTCAAAGAACGCATCCGCATCCGCGCACCCTACATTACGATTTCCGGCAGCACAGCACCTGGTGACGGTGTGTGCATTGCCGGAGACACCGTCGAAATCGACACGCACGATGTCATCATCCGCCATATGCGATTTCGCCGAGGCGAAACGTGGGTGGGCGACCGCAATGATTCGATCGGGGGCAATCCGGTGGGCAATATCATGATCGATCACGTTTCGGCAAGCTGGGGGCTGGATGAAAACATGTCCATGTATCGCCATACCTTCCGATCGCCGGAAGATTCGCAAGAACAGAAGCTGCCGACAGTCAATATCACGATTCAGAACTCCATCTTCAGCGAATGCCTAAATCCCTACAACCACTCGTTTGGCAGCACGATCGGTGGATACAATGCCACCTTCCACCACAATCTATGGGCCAGCAATGCAGGTCGCAATCCAAGCGTCGGCATGATTTATGATTTCACATTTGCCAACAATGTCATCTTCAACTGGCGGCACCGCACGACCGATGGCGGCGATCATCGAAGCTTCTACAACATCATCAACAACTACTACAAACCGGGACCTGCCACGCCGCTCGATAAACCGATCAGCTACCGCTTTCTCAAACCCGAATCGCGACGAGCGAAATCGCCCGTTGACGATTTTGGGCATGCCTACGTCGAGGGCAACATTGCAGAAGGTAACGCGCGAGTCTCGTCCAATAACTGGGACGGAGGTGTGCAAGTCGATTCGAGTGGTGATGCGGGAACCATTCTCAAGCAGATTCGTGCTGAACAGCCCTATCCGCATGCGTACTTGGAACTTCAATCCGCCAGCGAAGCGTATGAAACAGTGCTGAAGCGCGCGGGTGCAACTCGCCCCAAGCGTGACGCGGTTGACATGCGAATCGCCGAAACGGTTCGAAGCGGACGAACCACCGCTAAGGCCGGGCCAAACGTGCGCGACAAACTTTCCAATCCAAACTATTCGCAGGAGAAGGTGGACGACCTGGTCGACCTAGTCGCGTTGGGGCTCATCACCGACATCGAACAGGTCGGCGGTTACCCCGAGTATCACGGGCAACCCTACGCGGATGCTGATGCCGACGGCATGCCTGATGAATGGGAAACTCGGCACGGCTTGAATCCGAACGACGCATCCGATGCGGTGTCCGATCTAAATGGTGACGGATACGCCAACATTGAAGACTTTATCAATGGCCTCGATCCAGGGACATCGCATACAGCCTGGCGCACCCCTCACACCTATGAAGACCGCTGGAGTTCTGATCCAGTGCTCAAAGCCAGGCTCGACCGTAATTAA
- a CDS encoding FAD-dependent oxidoreductase, which translates to MKTILSLCLSISLLGTLCAAPPDSNTHNNRADERDVDERHVIVVGTGMAGLSAALEAAQNGARVTVLEKWSVFGGTSFISGGKLAIVGTELQKSKGIEDSPDLAFQDFVNCGKDLDREWVRYYVDHSNEEIFEWLSEAGVKFDIVAAFPRNSVPRGHGSKELGVGLINPLFRTCFQHPNVEFVWNTKVVDLVRDQNEITGVKGVDTRSGTEREFLADAVVLATGGFQSNLKMIRENWPSALPWPSRVLTGSGINSLGIGHGILREAGAAYHRMSYVWNYPYGLPDPRDPSGKRGLLFAHGRAIWLNGDGQRFVSESADIEAKLNAMLRQTPASYWALFDESNKTRVYVAGTDFGNFAVVQRVIYDNPKLVKSAMTLESLAEAAGLPQEAMAETVRRYNAMVDAGNDADFHRFSLEDSADELPPKIETPPFYAVQIYPMTRKNMGGVLTDHSCRVLDAQDRPIPRLYAAGELSGFAGINGTSALEGTFLGPCVVTGRMAARTAVADAAALHRARRPAAPSQPPQPSQTSLPLSQPSQELEPVTDLNTAASNQCIACHDIKSLVGMNRPGYLHFEKSHQRVLDRELNCSTCHPGMNPYQKDLHRIDMQALSHHCGTCHLSKD; encoded by the coding sequence ATGAAGACTATCCTTTCGCTCTGCTTGTCGATTTCATTACTGGGGACTCTGTGCGCGGCACCGCCAGATAGCAACACGCACAACAATCGTGCCGATGAACGCGATGTGGATGAACGCCATGTGATTGTGGTTGGCACGGGAATGGCTGGCTTGTCGGCCGCCTTAGAGGCGGCTCAAAACGGCGCGAGAGTCACCGTCTTGGAGAAGTGGTCCGTGTTTGGTGGGACGTCCTTCATCTCCGGTGGAAAGCTTGCCATCGTCGGAACCGAACTGCAGAAGTCCAAGGGGATCGAGGACTCGCCCGATCTAGCGTTTCAGGACTTCGTCAATTGCGGTAAGGATCTGGATCGGGAGTGGGTGCGATACTATGTAGATCATTCGAACGAGGAAATCTTTGAGTGGTTGTCGGAGGCAGGCGTGAAGTTCGACATCGTCGCGGCCTTTCCAAGAAACAGCGTCCCCCGCGGTCATGGTTCAAAGGAATTGGGCGTAGGACTGATCAATCCCCTATTCCGCACCTGCTTCCAACATCCCAACGTAGAATTCGTTTGGAATACCAAGGTCGTCGATTTGGTCCGCGACCAGAATGAAATCACCGGAGTGAAGGGCGTGGACACGCGTTCTGGCACGGAACGTGAATTCCTGGCGGATGCGGTCGTGTTAGCGACCGGCGGATTTCAGAGCAATCTGAAGATGATCCGAGAGAACTGGCCCTCGGCCTTGCCTTGGCCCTCCCGTGTATTGACCGGTAGTGGTATTAATAGTCTGGGAATCGGGCATGGCATCCTGCGTGAGGCTGGCGCAGCATATCATCGGATGAGTTACGTCTGGAACTATCCGTACGGATTGCCCGATCCACGCGATCCCAGCGGCAAACGGGGACTCCTATTTGCGCATGGTCGAGCTATTTGGCTGAATGGCGACGGGCAGCGTTTTGTCAGTGAGTCCGCTGACATCGAAGCCAAATTGAACGCGATGTTGCGACAGACGCCGGCGAGCTACTGGGCCCTCTTTGACGAGTCCAACAAAACTCGCGTTTACGTAGCAGGAACAGACTTTGGAAATTTTGCGGTAGTCCAGCGAGTCATCTACGACAATCCGAAGCTCGTCAAATCGGCCATGACCCTCGAATCACTTGCCGAGGCTGCTGGGCTACCCCAAGAGGCAATGGCGGAAACCGTCCGGCGCTACAACGCAATGGTCGATGCGGGCAACGATGCGGACTTTCATCGATTCTCGCTGGAAGATTCCGCGGATGAATTGCCACCCAAAATCGAAACGCCTCCCTTTTACGCCGTACAAATCTACCCTATGACCCGTAAGAACATGGGAGGCGTGTTGACGGACCATTCGTGCCGAGTCCTCGATGCGCAAGACCGCCCGATTCCCCGGCTCTACGCAGCGGGCGAATTGAGTGGCTTTGCAGGTATCAACGGCACATCGGCACTTGAAGGGACATTTCTCGGGCCTTGCGTCGTGACCGGGCGCATGGCTGCACGCACAGCCGTGGCTGATGCCGCTGCGCTGCATCGAGCGAGACGCCCGGCGGCGCCTTCTCAGCCGCCCCAGCCTTCCCAGACGTCACTCCCGTTATCCCAGCCCTCCCAGGAACTGGAACCAGTCACGGACCTCAACACAGCCGCGTCGAACCAATGCATCGCCTGCCATGATATAAAATCGCTGGTGGGTATGAATCGCCCCGGCTACCTCCATTTCGAAAAGTCGCACCAACGGGTACTCGATCGCGAACTGAATTGCTCGACCTGCCACCCTGGCATGAATCCTTATCAGAAGGATTTGCACCGGATCGACATGCAAGCACTGAGCCACCATTGCGGCACCTGCCATCTATCGAAGGACTAG
- a CDS encoding DUF6807 domain-containing protein produces the protein MFHLQRSRPARLLAIAACLLLCTAGLHAEEGFSISCKASKVTISYNGELVTNYLFRDSDARKPYFWPVIGPTGKSMTRAFPMETVDGEQHDHPHHRGIWFGHQGVAGTDNWLEIASKNFEGAQQESFLASLGSINHTAFTRISADSDAAIIESENDYLDSSGKQLMADRRSMIFRMSDDKLVLDFNIALIAQYGDVELEDKKDAGLNVRVPTSMSLKDGEGHIVNSVGDRDDATWSKSAAWVDYHGPVEGEHLGIAFLNHPSSFRYPTRWHVRDYGLFTANPFGPKSLDENAESGTFTLKNGKHVHLRHRIIIHQGDEKTADIAAAFRDYAASPAIGD, from the coding sequence ATGTTTCATCTACAACGTTCCCGCCCAGCCCGTCTGCTTGCCATCGCCGCTTGTCTGCTTCTGTGCACTGCGGGCCTTCATGCCGAGGAGGGCTTCTCGATTTCTTGCAAGGCATCAAAGGTCACCATCTCCTACAACGGCGAACTAGTCACCAACTACCTATTTCGTGACAGCGACGCTCGGAAGCCGTATTTTTGGCCGGTCATAGGTCCAACTGGCAAATCGATGACGCGCGCGTTTCCCATGGAAACAGTCGATGGCGAGCAACACGACCATCCACACCATCGCGGCATTTGGTTTGGGCACCAGGGCGTAGCCGGCACAGACAACTGGTTGGAGATCGCTTCCAAGAATTTCGAAGGCGCGCAACAAGAGTCTTTTCTGGCTAGCCTAGGTTCAATTAACCACACCGCTTTCACCCGCATCTCAGCCGATAGTGATGCCGCCATCATTGAGTCGGAAAACGATTACTTGGATTCTTCGGGCAAGCAATTGATGGCCGACCGACGCTCGATGATCTTCAGAATGTCGGATGACAAGCTGGTGCTCGATTTCAACATTGCGCTGATCGCCCAATACGGAGACGTCGAGCTCGAGGATAAAAAGGACGCAGGACTGAACGTGCGAGTGCCTACCTCCATGTCCCTCAAGGACGGCGAGGGACACATCGTCAATAGTGTTGGCGACCGCGACGACGCCACGTGGTCCAAGAGCGCCGCTTGGGTCGACTACCACGGACCGGTTGAAGGTGAACACTTAGGAATTGCATTCCTCAATCATCCTTCCAGTTTTCGTTACCCAACGCGGTGGCACGTCCGAGATTATGGACTCTTCACGGCAAACCCGTTTGGCCCCAAGAGCCTCGATGAGAACGCCGAGTCAGGTACGTTCACCTTGAAAAATGGAAAACACGTCCATTTGCGCCATCGCATCATCATTCATCAAGGTGACGAAAAGACTGCTGATATCGCGGCTGCCTTCCGCGATTATGCAGCATCACCCGCCATCGGCGATTGA
- a CDS encoding pectate lyase family protein has translation MIRQNTDSRCSTQTAILGLSLVCLALLSNTAASQPPTVPAFPGAEGYGAMTSGGRGGRVIEVTNLEAAGPGSLRAALEAQGPRIVVFKVSGTIDADLNFNQDHITVAGQTAPGDGITIKGQLHINASDVVVRYLRVRAEGRDDAVSSRYKKNIILDHVSASWSKDEVMSLYHGENVTIQWCMATEACGGSHRFGGIWGNNHGTYHHNLIAHNISRNPRFASGSGNNDFRNNVIYNWQHQSDYGGEAQQPIKATSAHKLNETFSSFSVNMVANYFKPGPGTHPDSKNRICSPWSRNGVEDYGDWYLADNYMAGNPEVTADNWKGVFPKSEAVDVDLDAIPGLRLMAPSESLPIPQETAQEAYEAVLRHVGCSLPARDAIDDRIIEEVRSGTATKGDQGFIETPSDAGGWPDLQSQPAPADDDHDGMPNVWEDKAGLDLSDASDAAQDKDNDGYTNVEEYINGTDPGVFIDYTNQENNLNTLH, from the coding sequence ATGATTCGACAGAATACTGACAGCCGGTGCAGTACCCAGACCGCCATCCTCGGGCTGTCGCTGGTCTGCCTTGCGCTGCTTTCGAATACTGCAGCCTCACAGCCCCCCACGGTTCCAGCCTTTCCGGGCGCCGAAGGGTATGGGGCGATGACCAGCGGTGGCCGGGGCGGTCGGGTCATCGAGGTGACAAACCTTGAGGCAGCTGGCCCAGGAAGCTTGCGAGCAGCCCTTGAGGCCCAAGGGCCACGCATTGTGGTCTTCAAGGTTTCGGGAACCATTGACGCGGACTTGAACTTCAACCAAGACCACATCACCGTGGCTGGGCAAACGGCACCTGGAGATGGCATTACGATCAAAGGTCAACTTCACATCAATGCCAGTGATGTTGTCGTTCGCTACCTACGAGTAAGAGCCGAAGGTCGCGATGATGCGGTGTCCAGTAGATACAAGAAGAATATCATCCTGGACCATGTGTCGGCTAGCTGGAGCAAAGATGAGGTGATGTCGCTTTACCACGGAGAAAACGTCACCATTCAATGGTGCATGGCTACGGAAGCCTGTGGTGGCTCGCACCGCTTTGGCGGCATTTGGGGAAACAACCACGGCACTTACCATCATAATCTCATCGCGCACAACATCTCTCGCAATCCCCGTTTCGCTTCTGGCAGCGGAAACAATGATTTCCGCAACAATGTGATTTACAACTGGCAGCACCAAAGTGACTATGGGGGTGAAGCACAGCAACCCATTAAAGCCACGTCCGCACACAAATTAAATGAAACCTTCAGCAGCTTTTCAGTAAACATGGTGGCCAACTATTTCAAGCCCGGCCCTGGAACACACCCCGACAGCAAGAATAGAATTTGCTCCCCCTGGTCCCGCAACGGCGTGGAAGACTACGGTGACTGGTATCTAGCCGACAATTATATGGCTGGCAATCCCGAGGTTACGGCCGACAATTGGAAAGGCGTTTTCCCGAAATCCGAGGCGGTCGACGTCGACCTGGATGCAATTCCAGGGTTAAGGCTGATGGCGCCGTCTGAATCCCTACCTATCCCACAGGAAACGGCACAGGAAGCTTACGAGGCAGTACTTCGCCATGTCGGTTGCTCCTTGCCTGCACGCGACGCGATCGATGATCGCATTATCGAAGAAGTCCGGAGCGGCACTGCAACCAAGGGCGACCAGGGGTTTATTGAAACTCCCAGCGATGCGGGTGGCTGGCCTGATCTTCAATCTCAACCGGCACCGGCCGACGACGACCACGATGGCATGCCCAATGTATGGGAAGACAAGGCAGGCCTCGATCTGAGCGACGCTTCCGATGCAGCTCAAGACAAAGATAACGATGGCTACACCAACGTCGAAGAGTACATCAACGGAACGGATCCCGGCGTATTCATTGACTACACGAACCAGGAAAACAACCTGAACACCTTGCACTAG
- a CDS encoding DUF1593 domain-containing protein, translated as MKRILLALWVSCVVTIPGIAVEKPRVIVTSDGEIDDQCSMIRFLLYTNECDVEGIISSSSQYHAHGHHWAGDDWIAPDLDAYTQVYPNLVKHDPAYPTPEYLRERVVLGNVKSEGDMSEPTAGSNLIVKVLLDETDDRPVWLQAWGGMNTIARALKTIKEEHPQRMAEVAKKCRFFFIWEQDNTYQEYIRPVWGKYEIPTIISDQFEAIAYRWKQAQPEELHKYFDGAWMKENILENHGPLCSIYAAHDNGDFRSEGDSPAFLHTIVTGLRNMESPDWGGWGGRYVRVRENTWLDPVPVDGYEYPQGRWYGNTGWGRNSLRSKSTSTPEQRREYFKPMWRWTAALQNDFAARADWCVKPYEQANHPPVVKLTHGQDRKVRPGETVPLNAAGTNDPDGNALTYRWWQYEEADSAKSKITIAGEDAAQASFVVPEESGTQVHIILEVTDNGSPALVRYQRIVCDIE; from the coding sequence ATGAAAAGAATTTTGTTAGCGTTATGGGTCAGTTGTGTTGTTACCATACCGGGGATTGCGGTCGAGAAACCTCGCGTTATCGTCACCAGCGATGGTGAAATTGACGATCAATGCTCCATGATTCGCTTCTTGCTCTATACGAACGAGTGTGACGTGGAGGGTATCATCTCTTCCAGTTCGCAATACCACGCCCATGGACATCATTGGGCGGGTGACGATTGGATTGCCCCAGATTTGGACGCCTACACCCAAGTCTATCCAAATCTGGTGAAGCATGATCCGGCGTACCCGACGCCAGAGTACTTGCGTGAACGCGTTGTCCTGGGAAATGTCAAGTCCGAAGGGGATATGTCTGAGCCCACAGCGGGCTCGAACCTGATCGTCAAGGTCTTGCTCGACGAGACCGACGACCGACCGGTATGGCTCCAAGCTTGGGGAGGCATGAACACCATCGCTCGCGCTCTCAAAACGATTAAAGAGGAGCATCCACAGCGGATGGCAGAGGTTGCGAAAAAGTGTCGCTTCTTCTTTATCTGGGAACAGGACAATACATATCAAGAATACATTCGCCCAGTCTGGGGGAAGTATGAAATTCCGACCATTATTTCAGATCAGTTCGAGGCAATCGCGTATCGCTGGAAGCAGGCCCAACCGGAGGAACTCCACAAGTACTTCGACGGTGCCTGGATGAAAGAAAATATCCTTGAAAACCACGGTCCGCTGTGCTCCATCTACGCCGCGCACGACAATGGTGACTTTCGATCCGAAGGGGATTCGCCTGCATTCCTGCACACCATCGTCACGGGGCTGCGAAATATGGAGTCGCCAGACTGGGGCGGTTGGGGCGGTCGTTATGTGCGAGTACGTGAGAACACATGGCTCGATCCGGTGCCAGTGGATGGCTACGAATACCCCCAGGGTCGATGGTACGGAAACACCGGCTGGGGGCGAAACAGCCTCCGCAGCAAATCCACTTCGACACCCGAACAACGTCGAGAGTACTTCAAGCCAATGTGGCGGTGGACGGCTGCATTGCAAAATGACTTTGCAGCCCGCGCCGACTGGTGCGTGAAGCCCTATGAGCAAGCCAATCATCCGCCGGTAGTGAAGCTGACGCACGGCCAGGATAGGAAAGTTCGCCCCGGCGAGACAGTCCCCCTGAACGCGGCGGGCACCAACGATCCCGACGGCAATGCCTTGACCTACCGTTGGTGGCAATATGAGGAAGCCGACTCGGCCAAGTCCAAGATCACCATCGCGGGCGAAGACGCTGCCCAAGCCAGCTTTGTGGTACCAGAGGAATCTGGCACACAAGTTCACATCATTCTTGAGGTAACCGACAACGGTTCGCCGGCACTGGTACGCTACCAGCGAATTGTGTGTGACATTGAATAG
- a CDS encoding right-handed parallel beta-helix repeat-containing protein — protein MKTLPLLFTLAVLSAFVGRAYSQQAAAATGAGENTLVATDQLRLGKLLEKSKGKLVIPAGKYEFGGTLDIDLTKFDGLSLKADGPVTITMKAAGPAIRITGSLVGRADPDQIKEHTWLERMPLIDGIGIIGDHPEADGIELVQTMQSIISRVHIRKTRHGIILSKRNRNVVISNVHLYHNSGIGLYLNEVDLHQINVGNSHISYNTQGGIVVRGGNVRNLHITGCDIEANMPSDPTPTESGNLFIDCRESGSVAEVAITGNTIQHFAHYHPQKQAPGGANIRIAGRGDFQPNMITITGNVMSDTHTHVHLQQASDVTVIGNTYFTTEPTDVLVENCQRIIIANSVMNPREAKGTGQVVLKNSSNCSVMGLICHNLLAGRAAISLENCRDTRISECVISGSRNGIQLDGCQNCSVTDCTVSDLPPEGLGVTGELEENSIRDITASHLQVDPIVDSLEGEMRKQWRWLRENKDGWKLTDSALQVLIEPGNMWGKDNDAKNVLIHPIPPAWQHSVDISVQLEQHPQKRWEQTNLVWYYSDSLMVKIGLELEHGETNIVMGREEGDRTRTIAIVPYPANTVQLRLEVEGLELRGFYREPGEQDWNAVGTATLPADSATPAPQVSLQCYMGEAGSDRWASFSQFKMCPIAR, from the coding sequence ATGAAAACGCTCCCCCTCCTGTTTACGCTGGCCGTTCTTTCCGCTTTCGTCGGTCGCGCCTATTCGCAGCAGGCAGCGGCGGCGACGGGCGCTGGTGAAAACACTCTAGTGGCAACCGATCAACTACGACTCGGGAAGTTGTTGGAAAAGTCTAAGGGGAAATTGGTCATTCCGGCAGGTAAGTATGAGTTTGGCGGCACGCTCGACATCGATTTGACCAAGTTCGATGGGCTATCGTTGAAAGCGGATGGTCCGGTGACTATCACGATGAAGGCCGCTGGTCCAGCGATTCGCATCACCGGCAGCTTGGTTGGTCGGGCGGATCCGGATCAGATCAAGGAACACACATGGCTGGAACGGATGCCACTCATCGATGGCATAGGCATTATCGGCGATCATCCCGAGGCCGATGGCATTGAGTTGGTGCAGACCATGCAATCGATCATCAGTCGCGTTCACATACGAAAAACGCGGCACGGAATCATACTTAGCAAACGAAACCGAAATGTCGTGATCTCAAATGTGCATCTGTACCATAATTCGGGTATCGGACTTTATCTCAACGAAGTTGATCTACACCAAATCAATGTTGGGAACTCTCACATCAGCTATAACACGCAAGGCGGAATCGTCGTGCGCGGGGGGAATGTTCGCAACTTGCACATTACCGGTTGCGATATCGAAGCCAACATGCCCAGCGATCCAACGCCGACCGAATCTGGCAACCTTTTCATCGACTGTCGCGAAAGTGGTTCGGTGGCGGAGGTCGCCATCACCGGCAATACGATTCAGCACTTTGCACATTACCATCCTCAAAAGCAGGCACCCGGCGGAGCAAACATCCGTATCGCTGGACGTGGCGATTTTCAGCCGAACATGATCACGATCACTGGCAATGTGATGAGCGACACGCACACGCACGTGCATTTGCAGCAAGCCAGTGATGTGACCGTGATTGGGAATACCTACTTCACGACCGAACCTACCGATGTGTTGGTGGAAAACTGCCAGAGAATCATCATTGCCAATAGCGTCATGAACCCGCGCGAGGCCAAGGGGACGGGACAAGTTGTCTTAAAGAACTCCTCAAACTGTAGCGTGATGGGGTTGATTTGCCACAACCTACTGGCTGGTAGGGCGGCCATCTCATTGGAGAATTGCCGCGACACCCGCATCAGCGAGTGCGTGATCTCAGGCTCTCGCAATGGGATCCAACTTGACGGATGTCAGAATTGCAGTGTGACCGATTGCACCGTTTCCGATCTGCCACCAGAGGGACTGGGTGTCACTGGAGAACTCGAAGAAAACAGTATTCGGGATATCACAGCATCACACCTGCAAGTTGATCCGATCGTCGATTCCTTGGAAGGGGAAATGCGGAAGCAATGGCGATGGTTGCGAGAAAACAAGGACGGTTGGAAGCTAACCGACTCTGCTCTGCAGGTTCTGATCGAACCGGGAAACATGTGGGGCAAGGACAACGATGCGAAGAACGTCCTGATTCATCCGATTCCCCCTGCGTGGCAGCACTCTGTCGACATTAGCGTGCAATTGGAACAGCATCCGCAAAAGCGTTGGGAGCAAACCAATTTGGTTTGGTATTACAGCGACTCCTTAATGGTGAAGATTGGATTGGAGTTGGAACATGGCGAAACCAATATTGTCATGGGACGCGAAGAGGGGGACCGAACTCGAACTATCGCTATTGTTCCCTACCCCGCCAATACAGTGCAGCTGCGTTTGGAGGTAGAGGGGCTCGAACTCCGAGGCTTCTATCGCGAACCCGGTGAGCAAGACTGGAACGCGGTTGGAACCGCCACACTGCCAGCCGATTCGGCCACGCCTGCGCCGCAGGTCAGCCTGCAGTGCTACATGGGCGAAGCCGGCTCAGATCGTTGGGCTAGTTTTAGTCAGTTCAAAATGTGTCCTATCGCTCGTTGA
- a CDS encoding carbon-nitrogen hydrolase family protein yields MKITLPSIMNYLGLSTAILLCLTAEENCMGQTHEVKIAIAQIHCIDSDRDGNFVRIENAIADAAKQGAEIVCFPETAIYGWVNPAAHELAQPIPGKDFEVLAALAKQYKVFLTLGLAEKEGDRLYDTALLIDDDGNLLLKHRKINTLEHLLTPPYTRGSDVKTVETKFGRIGMLICADTFDAAVVDRMKQEKPELLLVPYGWAANKQDWPKHGVSLKNTIASAATTIGFPLIGTNLVGCISQGPWTGMIYGGQSYATDQAGKVIAQGKDRDRDIMVFSVTTTSTQQ; encoded by the coding sequence ATGAAGATCACACTACCGAGCATCATGAATTATTTGGGACTGAGCACGGCGATTCTGTTGTGCTTAACTGCGGAGGAAAACTGCATGGGCCAAACGCACGAAGTGAAAATTGCGATCGCGCAAATTCATTGCATCGACAGTGATCGGGACGGAAACTTCGTCCGCATCGAAAACGCGATCGCTGATGCTGCGAAACAGGGAGCTGAGATCGTTTGCTTTCCTGAAACAGCCATCTACGGTTGGGTGAACCCTGCTGCACATGAACTAGCACAACCGATTCCCGGCAAAGACTTCGAGGTTTTGGCGGCACTTGCCAAACAGTACAAGGTTTTTCTAACGCTTGGACTGGCAGAGAAGGAGGGCGATCGCCTTTACGACACGGCCTTGCTGATTGATGACGACGGAAATCTATTGCTGAAGCATCGCAAAATCAACACACTTGAGCATCTCCTAACGCCCCCCTACACGCGTGGCAGTGATGTTAAAACCGTGGAGACAAAGTTTGGACGAATCGGGATGCTGATTTGTGCAGATACATTTGATGCGGCGGTCGTCGATCGCATGAAACAAGAGAAACCGGAGCTCCTGCTGGTGCCGTATGGTTGGGCCGCCAACAAGCAGGACTGGCCCAAGCATGGCGTTAGTTTGAAGAACACCATCGCATCCGCGGCCACCACCATCGGCTTTCCGCTCATCGGTACCAACCTGGTCGGTTGCATCAGTCAGGGGCCGTGGACCGGAATGATCTACGGTGGGCAAAGCTATGCTACGGACCAGGCTGGCAAAGTGATCGCCCAAGGGAAGGATCGTGACCGTGACATCATGGTCTTTTCCGTGACTACGACTTCGACGCAGCAATGA